GCGGAGGCTCTGCAGGGAGACCGGAGCGCGCGTCCACGTCGTGCACCTCGCCTCGGGAGAGGCGCTGGAGGAGGTCGAGGGGGCGCGTCGCGAGGGGCTGCCCTTCTCGGCCGAGACCTGCCCGCACTACCTCGCCTTCACGCAGGAGGACCTCGAGACGCTCGGCGCGCTCCTGAAGACCGCTCCCGTGGTCAAGACGGCGGCCGACCGGGAAGCGCTCTGGCGAGGCCTTGCGACCGGCGCGCTGCAGCACGTGGCGACGGACCACGCCGCGGGGGAGTGGCCGCGCGAGAAGACGACCGGTTCGATCTGGAGCGACTACGGCGGCGTTCCGGGCGTCGAGCTGATGGTTCCGTACCTCTACTCGGAGGGCGTGCGGAAGGGCCGGATCAGTCTCGAGCGGATGGTGCAGCTCGTCTCGTCGGAGCCGGCCCGGTTCTTCGGGTGCGGCCGGCGGAAGGGGCGGCTCGAGCCGGGGTTCGAAGCCGACTTCTGCGTTCTCGACGCGGAAGAAGAGTGGACGGTGAAGCCCGAGGGGCTCCACAACCTGAACCGCTACACGCCGTTCGCGGGGCGGACGTTCACGGGGCGCGTCGTCTCCACCGTCGTGCGGGGCCGGACCGCGTTCGAGCGCCGCTCCGACGGAAGCGAGGTCTTCGCAGCCGCCGGAACCGGCCGCTTCGTGAAGCGGGAGGAGAGGGTTCCGAGGGCCTGATCCGGTCGTGCCCGCGCGGCCCGGGAGACGCGTCGCTGCAGCTTCCGTCGCCGGGAGGAGCAGCCCGGAGACGACACGTTGCCGGGGACGCGGATCTGGTCCGTGTGTATCAGATCGAATGAAGAGTTTGCCTCAGGCGGGCCAGCGGAATCCGAACCAGATTCTCACGCATCTTCCAGCCGGGGAGGAGTGCAGGTTTTATGAGTCGACCTCTGGGGCACGCACTGCACCTGTTTCGGATGGCGGGGCTGTTCGTCGTGGGTATCGCCGTTTTCCTGGTCGTGCGCTGGATGCTCGTTCCGGACGGCTTCGGCGCGCTGGGACACTTCCGGGCGGGGGCCCTCGAAGACAACCGGGCGCACGCGGCCGTCCACGCGGGCCGCGCGGCCTGCGCCGACTGCCACGCGGACGAACCGGAGCGGCTGAAGACGGGCCCCCACGCGAAGATCGGCTGCGAGGCCTGCCACGGCGCGCTCGGCGCGCACGCGGCGGCGGAGACCGACGCGAAGCCCGTGAAGCCGGATTCGGGAAAGCTCTGCCTCGTCTGTCACGCGCAGAGCGTCGGCAAGCCCGCTGGTTTCAAGCAGGTCGACCCGAAGGAGCACGGGGACGGGAGCGGAAGCTGTGGCGGCTGCCACGACCCGCACGCGCCCGACAAGGAGCCGGCGGCATCCCCGGCAGAGGAGCAGAAGAAGACATGAGCACCGACCGAAGGCAGTTTCTCTCGGGCCTCGGCAAGCTCCTCGTCCTCACGCCGGCCGCGGCCGCCGCCTGGGAGTTTCTCGAGGCGGGTAACCCCGAGGCGGCGCCCACGTATCGTCTCGTCGACCACTGGTGGGCGATGGTGATCGACATCGAGAAGTGCATCGGCTGCGGGAACTGCGTGCGGGCCTGCAAGACGGAGAACGAGGTCCCGCTCGACTCGCACTACTTCCGGACCTGGGTGGAGCGCTACCACGTGCCGAACGGCGTCTCCGAGCACCCGGAAGTCGACTCCCCGAACGGCGGCTACGACGGCTTCCCGGAGCGATACCTTCCGGGCGACGGAGCCAAGAGCTTCTTCGTGCCGAAGCTGTGCAACCACTGCGCGCATTCTCCGTGCACCCAGGTCTGTCCGGTCGGGGCGACTTTCGACAGCCCCGACGGTGTCGTCCTCGTCGACAAGACCTACTGCCTCGGCTGCCGCTACTGCGTCCAGGCCTGCCCGTACGGCTGCCGCTTCATCGACCCGCGGACGAACACGGTCGACAAGTGCACCCTCTGCTACCACCGGATCACGAAGGGGCTCACGACGGCGTGCTGCGAGACCTGCCCGACCGGCTCGCGGCAGCTGGGCGACCTGAAGAACCCGAAGGACCCCATCCACGAGTTCCTGCGGGCGCACAAGGTGCAGGTGCTCAAACCCCAGATGGCCACGGGCTCCAAGACCTGGTACGCCGGCCTCGACGGGTCGGTGCGGTGAGGAGGCGGGCGTGCACGAAGGTCTGACGAGCCTGATGGAAGGCTTCATGTACCCCAACGAGGTCGAGCTCCAGTGGAGCGTCCTCATCGTCCTCTACCCGTACATCACCGGTCTCGTCGCCGGGGCGTTCATCCTCGCTTCCCTCGAAAGGGTCTTCCGCGTCGAGGCCGTGAAACCGACCTACCGGCTGGCGCTCCTGACGGCGCTCGCCTTCCTCATCGTCGCGCCGCTGCCGCTCCAGCTCCACCTCGGCCACCCCGAGCGCTCGTTCTCCATGTACCTCACGCCGAACCCGTCGTCGGCGATGGCGATGTTCGGATTCGTCTACCTCTGGTACCTGATGGCCGTCCTCGTCCTCGAGATCTGGCTCGACTACCGGTCCGAGATCGTCCAGACGGCGAGGGAGTCGGCGGGGCTGAAGAGGCTTCTCTACCGCGCGATGGCTCTCTGGAGCGACGACCTGAGCGAGGAGTCGCGGCGCCTCGACGACAGGGTCGGGTACGTACTCACGATCATCGGCATTCCGTCGGCTTTCCTCCTCCACGGCTACGTCGGGTTCATCTTCGGCTCGATCAAGGCGAACCCCTGGTGGTCGACGCCTCTCATGCCGATCGTCTTCCTCTTCTCGGCGATCGTCTCGGGGATCGCGCTCGTCCTCCTGATGTACATGGTGACCTGCGCCGTGAAGCGGATCTCCATCGACATGCGCTGCGTCGACACGATCGCGAAGTACCTCTTCTACGCCTTCATCATCGACTTCACGCTGGAGGGGATCGACCTCCTCCACCGGATGTACGAGGCGGACGAGTCGTTCAAGAGCCTCGACTTCATGGTGAAGACCAAGCTCTTCGTCTCGCAGATCCTCCTGCAGGTCGTCATCGGAGGCCTGGTCCCCATCGTTCTCCTCGCCGTGACCCAGGTCGTCAGGCTCTCGGACCAGGCCCGGAAGGGGATCTACGCCCTCTCGGCGGCGCTCACGCTCGTCGGCATCCTCGCGATGCGCTGGAACGTCGTCATCGGGGGCCAGCTCTTCTCGAAGAGCTTCCTCGGCTACACGACCTACAAGATGGACTTCGCCACCCGCGAGGGACTTCTCCCGGCGATCCTCCTGATGATCCTGCCGTTCGTCATCCTGGCGATCCTGGTGAAGCTCCTTCCGCCATGGCACGAACCGGAGGCGGTATCGCGGCCCGGTTGACTCCCGAAGGAGACGTGGAGGTGACGAGATGACGGACCGCGTCGACCTCCTGGAAGAGCGGGTGGACGATCTGACGTCGGCCGTCGCGAGGCTCGAAGGACGGCTCGCGAGCCTCGAAAGCCCGAGGGGCGTGGTCGCGAAGGCCGGCGAGGAGTGCGAGGAAGCGGCCGCGCCCGGTGCGCGATCCGACGCCGCTCCGGCGCCTGCCGAGGCCGTGGGCTCTCAGCCAGCGGCTCTGGCCGGCCGGGTCTTCCTCGGCATCGGCGGCGCCTTCCTCTTCCGGGCGCTCACGGAGGCCGGGACCCTGCCGCACCTCGTGGGAGTCGCTCTCGGGCTGGCGTACGCGGGGGCCTGGGTCCTCGCGGCGGAATGGAGCGGAAGGTCGGGACGCCGGACGGACGCCGCCGTTCACGGGCTTCTCTCTCTCGCGGTGTCTCTCCCGCTCCTCTGGGAAACGACGGTGCGGATGCAGGCGGTGCCGCCGCTCGCGGCGGCCGGGCTCCTGAGCGTGGTCGGGGTGGCCGTTTTCGTCGTCGCCTGGCGGCACGACCTGGCGACCGTCGCGTGGGCGGCCACGCTGGGCGCCGTCGGGACGGCCTGGGGCCTCCTCCTGGCCACGGCGCGGATCGAGCTCTTCACGATCCTTCTCATCGCGTACGGCGCCGCCACGCTCTGGGCGACGTACGGCCGCCGCTGGCACGGCCTGCGCTGGCCGGCGGCGCTCGCGGCCGACCTGGCGGTTCTGACGATCGTCTATCTCGGAGGCCGTCCGGGCGGGCCGCCCGAGGCGTACGCCGGCCTCTCTGCCGGGAGGGCCGTGTTCGTAGCCCTTCTCCTCTTCGTCGTCTACGCCGGGAGCTTCGCGGCGAGGACTCTGGCGCGGCGGCGGGACGTGAACGTCTTCGAGGTCTTCCAGACGGCGGCCGTCCTTCTGGCCGGCTACGGTGGCGCCGTGCACCTCTCGCACGCGGCCGGGACCGGAGCGGGGGCACTCGGCATTGCCGCTCTCGCCCTCGCGGCCCTCGGCTACGGCGCGGCCTTCGGCTTCGTGGAGCGCGATGCGGCCGGCGGCCGGAACTTCCTCTTCTTCTCGTCGCTCGGCCTCGTCCTCGCGCTGACCGGCGGGGGGCTGCTCGCCTCCGGACCCGCGCTGGCGTTCGCATGGATCCTGTTCGGGCTCGCCGCGGCCATGCTCGGAGCGAGGTTCGGCCGGCGTTCCCTCGTCGCGCACGGCGCGCTCTACCTCGTCGCGGCGTGCTTCCCCTCCGGGCTCCTCCAGGTCGCCGCCTCGACGTTCTCGCGTTCCAGCAGCGCGGTCCCCGCTCGGATGGATGCCGCAGCGGCTTCGTTGGTGCTCGTCGCCGCGATCTCCTGGCTCCTGACGCTGCGGTGGCGGGGTCAGGAACCGGCGGGCTTGCGGTCGCGTCTCGCAGCGCTGGCCCTGCTTTCAATCGCCGCGGCCGGGGCAGGGTCCGCGGCGGTCGAAGCTCTCGTGGCGGTTCTCCCGGCCGGGTCGGCGGTCCCGGCGCGGACGGCGGTTCTGGCGGCAGCCGCCGTGGCACTGGCGGCCCTTCGGGTTCGGACAGGCGTTGAGGAAGCCGGCTGGCTGGCGTGGGGCGTCCTCGGCGGAACGGCTCTCAAGATCTTCCTTCAGGACCTTCCGCAGGGACGCCCCGCCTCGCTCTTCTCGGCGTTCGTCCTCTACGGGCTGGCTCTCCTCGCCGTGTCGAGGCTCGGGAGGCGGGTCGCCGCCCTGAACCCCTGACCGGCTGAGAGACGGGATTGAGAGTTGAATTTGGTGGTTCCTCGTTGCCGCATTGCGGCAAAATTCGCTGTGGCCGCAGGGAGCACCTGCGACCGAACGAACAGACAGGAGGACGTTCGATGAGTCTCTGGAAACGGACTTCGGCTCTGGCCCTGACCGCGTTCGTTGCTGTGAGTCTCACGGGATGCGGGGGCAAGAAGGAGGCGACCCCGGGGGGGAGCGAACCGGCCCCGATCGTGGCCGCGCCGGCGGAAGCCGCGGCCCCCGCGGCGAAGAGCGAGATCAGCCTTCCGAAGGGCTGGGCGATGTCGGATGCGATCTCGGCCGCGGACGTCGGCGCCATCACCGGGGAGACGATGACCTACTTCCCCGAGGCGGGCAGCAAGGCCCAGGAAGGGAGGCCGGCCGCCGGCTTCACCGTGGCCGGGAAGGACTTCTCCAAGATCACCTTTTACGCCGTCGTCGGAGGAGGCGAGAAGGAGTTCGAGAGCACGAAGGGCTTCGCCGCTCCCGGCTCGGTCGTCGACGTCCCCGGGATCGGCGACAAGGCCTACATGTGCGACTTCGTCACGGGGGCGACCGTCATCGTCGTCCTGAAGGGCCAGGACGTCGTGCGAGTCGACTGGCAGCCAAAGACGTACGACAAGCACGACAAGGTCGAACTCGGCAAGAAGCTCGCCGGAAAGCTCCTCGAGAACCTGTACAAGTAGAGCCGCGGCGCAGAGAAGGCGCTCCCCGAGGGCGGCATCGGGCCGTCCTCGGGGCCGGCCGTCTCGTGAGTTGGTGGAATCCGAGAGGACCCCGGAGAAGCCGAGGCCGCACGGACAGGCGGCGTTACTCCTTCAGGCTCTCGGCGATCGCCGAGATCGCAGCCTCGGCCTCCTTCGCGAAGGAGGCCGGGAAGACGAAGGCGAGAACGACCTTGTCGCCGGCCTTCTTCGTCGCAACATAGACTTCGGCGATCGAAGACGACGGGATCTTCTTTTCGAGCGCCCGCCCCTTCACCTTCTTCCCGAGGAGCGTCCGCTCTACGGGCTTCCCGGTGTCCGACGTCGCGAGAAAGGTCGTCGTCACGTAGTCGAGGAGCTCCGCGTCGCTCATGCCCGAGTCCTTCGGGAACGCGACGGCGGTGAGGCTCAGCTTCTCGCCCCCGGCCTTCGCGTCGGCCGGGTGGACGACGAGAAGGGCGTCGAGGCCTGCCTTCTCCGGGGCGGAGAAGGGAACCGGGGGGGCGGCCTTCAGACCGTGGAGCTCGATCGGCGCGGGCGAGGTGGCGCCGGTCGTCTGGGCCGCGGCGGCGAGGACGGCGAGGATCGAGAGGAGAACGGGCGCCATCCGACTCGGCATCTTCTTTCCCTCCGTCGGGTAGATCTCAGTTCGCGATGTCACTTCAACACCGTTGCGATGAACGATCCCTTGAACGGCCCGTCCGGGCCGGTGACGTCGAAGGTGCCGCAGACGCGGGTGTCGGTCACCTCGACGAGTGTCGCCCTGCCGGACTTCAGCCCGAGGCCGTAGACGACGGGCGTCCCGTCGTCCTTTCCGAAGCCGAGGTCCCCGCGGACGTTCATCGGGTCCCAGACGTTCGCGCGGACCGCGTACTCGCCCGCGACGATCGGCTTCGAGGCGTTCATGAACGTGATCGCCAGGGAGACCTGCCCCTTCCCCTTCACGGGGGACGTGTCGAGGCGTGCGGCCGCGGCCTTCGCGTCGAACTCGGCGTTCGTGACGAAGACCGTGAGGCCGAAGGCGCTCTTCGTCGCCTTCGCCTTCGTCAGGGCCTTCAGGTCGAAGGGGGCCACGGGCTTGTAGGCCGTGTTCCTCGACAGCTTCTCGATGGTGGTCGCCTTCGGGCAGTCCGCGGCGGACCCCGGGAGGGGGGCGAGCGCGAGACCGAGGACGAGGGGGACGAACGCCTTCATCATGTCTACTACTCCTCCCGGCACTCGAGCGCGTCGCGCTCGAGGAGGCCGGCCGTGGTCTGCTTCTTCCCGACGTACCGCACGAGGAGCCATCCCGGCGTCCCTTCGTTCACGAGGCCGACGGCCTCGACGACGTTCCCCTTCACGACGTACCCCTTCCGCTGCTCGGGCGAAGGTGCCGCGGTGAGGAGGTGCGCCTTCGGGGCGACGACCGTGCAATTGAACGCGGGCTTCCATCCGTCCTTCGTGAATGTGTCACCGGGCCAGTTGGCGCCGCAGAACGAGGCGATCCCGTTCGTCGTCTGCATGGTCACCTTTCCGCCCTTCGTCGTGAAGGTGACAGTTCCCTGTTCATCTGCGTACTCCCACGTCCCGTCGCCGGCGAATCCCGCGACGCCGATCCCGTCGCAGATGTGGGCGGTCGCGCCGAAGACGCCGGAGTAGGAGAAGGTGAGCGTATCGCCGGCCCGCATCAGGGCGAGCGGGCCGTGCTGGCCGTACCAGACGCCGGTCGGGTCGAAGCCGCGGCCGTCCGGCGTCTGGGCTCCTGCAGAGCTGCAGGCGAGCAGGGCGAGGAGGAGCAGGGAGTGCGAGGGCTTCATGATGCCTCCTTCCGTGTGTCGTCACCAGAGAAGGAAGTCGTACGTTTCAGCGGCGTTGAGGTGGTACGTCCCCTCGATCCGCCAGGTCCCGTCCGCGTCGTTCACCTTCGCGTACTCCCTCTCCGCACGCCCGGGGTAGGTGAGCTCGTAGAGGAGATGGAGCTCGCGCGTCCTCGAGAAGAGGTTGCGGGTGAGGTCGGCGCGAAGGAGCCGGCTGCCGCCGAGAGTGCCCACCTCCGCGCGCCGCTTCTCGTGCGCGGAGACGAACTTCTCCCGCGGGACCTCCTCGCGGTAGCTGGCCGTGAGGCACGTCTCCCAGGCCTCCCCGTACCGCCCCTCACCGACGAGGCGGCAGTAGTCGGTCATCACGCCCCGGTCGATCTCCGCGGCGACCTCCCAATCCTTCCCCTGTCCCCGGATCGCCGCCCAGACGACGGCACCGATCACGGCCGCGATTGCGAGACCGACGAGGAGCCCGCCGGCGGGAGTCGCCTTCACGTTCCCTCCTTCGCGGCCGGGGCGCAATTGCCGAAGCCGCCCCGCGAGACCGTGTCACACACGCCTCGCTCCGCACGGCCGGATCCGCATCGAGCAGGATACCTCCCGATGTCGGGGATTGGTGAACTCGGGAATCGGGACGGGCCGGGTCCCGATCGCCCCACCGGGACGGCGCGCGGGGTAACGTAGCAAGATCGTCGCCTGGAGGCAGAGGAGGTCCGCCTTGAGGAAAGCGATCCCCGCCACCCTGTTCGCCCCGTTGCTTCTCGCGCGCGCCGAGGCGGCGGGAGGGCGGAGATGAACCCGGCCGCAGCCGGGGAGGCCCGAAGGGAGGGAGCCGCATCGCCGGCGGAGCGCAACCCGGCGCGTACCGTCGCCACGGTGATCGCGATCGTGGGCGCGCTCACGGGGCCGGTCTCCTTCCTCTCCTTCCCCGGCTTCGGCGCCTGGAAGGGCGAGGACCTGCAGGGCGCCTGGGTCCTCCTGCTCGCATCCCTCTTCATGGCGAGCCCGTTCGCGCCGTTCCTTCTCGCGGCCCGCCTCTCGAAGACGAAGGCCGGCGCGGCCGTCGTCGCCGCCCTCGCCCTCGTGGCCGTCCTCTTCGGGGCGCTCATCTACGTCGACGCGGCCCTGCGCAAGGACTTCGTCCTCCTCGTCGTGTCGGTCGGGGTCCCCGGGGTCCAGTGGCTCATGGCGCTGCCGGCCGTCGTCGCGGCGCTCGTCCTGCGGCCGAAGAGGACCTCCGCGCCTCGCTGAGGACCCGCCCGGTCGTACGAGCCGTCACCACGGATCGGTCGGGCCCGGGCACTCCGGATACGGCTGCTGGAACGCCATGCTCCGGCCCGGCTTCCGCCGGCTGTCGGAGACCTTCCCGAACGACTTCGTACCCCGGAAGCGGTCGCACGGACCGCCGAGGAAGACGGTGACCGTGCTCCCCTTCCGGTCGACCATCCCCGCGTGCTGGGCCGCGTCGCAGACGTCCGAGCCGATGAAGTAGGCGCGAGTCCCCCAGAGGGCGCCCTTCCCGTACTTGTCGTACGCGCAGGTGCAGTCGAAGCTCGAGCCCTCGGGCATCGCCTCCAGCTCTTTGCTGAAGAGCCCCGGGCAGGGCCTGAGGTCCGCGGATGGGCTCGGCGGGGGTGGGCAGGGGGGCGGCTCGGCGGTGAAGGAAAAGGTCGCCGTCGGGGAGGCGGAGTTGTGCGAGACGACGCCGTTCGCCGCCGAGCCCCAGAGGCGTGGGCAGTCGGGCTGCCGCCAGAACGTCACGACGTCGCCCGGGCGGGTGAGGACCCCGGCGTGACGGGCGGCCTCGCAGAGGGACGACGATGGGCCGTAGCGACCGTTCCCGCGGACGCCGATGCCGGAGTCCCTCGTGCAGACGCAGGACCGCGACTCTCCGACCGCCATCTCGCCGACGTTCAGGAACGAGGAGGGGCACTGCGGGAGGAGTCCGGAGGACGCCGCTGCCGACGGAGCGGCCGCAGGTTCACCGGCGGAGGAGGGCGTCGACGCGGACGCCGGCGGCGCCTCGCCCGTCGAAGGGGCCTGAGCCGGAACGGCCGGGCCGTCGCGGTACGCGGCGATCCTCGTGATCGGTCCGCCCGCCTTCCCCTCGAAGCGCACCCGGACCCGGACCGGCCACCGCGCCCCGTCGGCCTTCCTCGGCGTCGCGAACCCGAGGACGGCCTTCGTCTCGCCGGGGGCCGGGGAGAGCTCGAGCTTTCCGAGCTGCTGCTCCACGACGGACGTCCGGGCGGAGAGCGGCGGGTCGAAGAGCCACTCGACCTCGCGCGCCGCCCCCGTGCCCGGGCTCTTGGCGACGACGATCCGCGCCCCCTTCGGAACCTTCGCGACGGCGCGAAGGCTCGTGTCGTCCTCGGACTCGACCGAGCCGAGGTACCCCGTGAAGCCAAACAGGTCGAGTGTGCTCGCGGCCGGCAGCTCGGCGACCTGGAGGTTCTGCGCGGTGACGTAGACGTGGTGGAGCACCTCGCGCACCTCGGCGACGCTCCCGGGACCCCGGCTCGGCCGGCACGACTTCTGCGCGACGACGATGATCCCCGAGATCGCGGCGATCACGAGGACGGTGGCGAGCATCGTGCCGAGGGCGAGGGCGCCGGGATTGACGGCGAAGCCCATGCGCCGCACCGAGTCGACCTGCTGCTCGAGGCGGGTCGGGGCGATCGGGACCTCCGGCGGGGGGACCCGCTCGACGACCTCCGCCAGCGCCACGAGCGCGTCGGCCCAGTCCTTCACCTGCGCCGGCGAGGGGATCCAGCTCATGAAGGCCGTCGAGAGGTGGAACGTGACGTTGAGCGCCCCGGGCCGCAGGACGAGCTGCCTGCGGGCGAACGGTCCCCTGGAACCTCAGGAGCCGTCCGAGCAGCGCCGGCACGCCCGGCTCGGCGAAGACGCGGCGCACCCATGTCTCCTCCTCGCCGAAGACGTCGAGCCCGTCGAAGGCGGGAACGGCGAAACGGATCGGCTTCTCGCCCTTCAGCGCCGCGAGGAGCCGGGTGTCGCCCGAGCCGGCCGTGACGCCGAACCGCGTCCAGACGGCCACGTCGGCTTCGAGGGCGAACCGCGGGCCTCGCGAGAAGAAGCCCTGGAAGCGGCGGCCTCCGTACGTCCCTTCGT
The genomic region above belongs to Holophagales bacterium and contains:
- the allB gene encoding allantoinase AllB; translation: MGSKRLFTDLHVPSGGSSTRPAEILVEGERIAAVAGPRELPRGDVEIASLGGRLVLPGAIDGHVHFDDPGFTHRETFETGTRAAAAGGVTTVVDMPCTSLPPVTTASSLRNKLAVVAPKAHVDFLFWGGVSGNSIREGDWRRDVAELVSEGVGAFKLYLLSGMETYRDLSPDEIREVLCELFLHGVPAGIHAEDRALVLEATQRLQGSGDASPLAYAASRPAAAEVRAVATMRRLCRETGARVHVVHLASGEALEEVEGARREGLPFSAETCPHYLAFTQEDLETLGALLKTAPVVKTAADREALWRGLATGALQHVATDHAAGEWPREKTTGSIWSDYGGVPGVELMVPYLYSEGVRKGRISLERMVQLVSSEPARFFGCGRRKGRLEPGFEADFCVLDAEEEWTVKPEGLHNLNRYTPFAGRTFTGRVVSTVVRGRTAFERRSDGSEVFAAAGTGRFVKREERVPRA
- a CDS encoding cytochrome C, which encodes MSRPLGHALHLFRMAGLFVVGIAVFLVVRWMLVPDGFGALGHFRAGALEDNRAHAAVHAGRAACADCHADEPERLKTGPHAKIGCEACHGALGAHAAAETDAKPVKPDSGKLCLVCHAQSVGKPAGFKQVDPKEHGDGSGSCGGCHDPHAPDKEPAASPAEEQKKT
- a CDS encoding 4Fe-4S dicluster domain-containing protein; translation: MSTDRRQFLSGLGKLLVLTPAAAAAWEFLEAGNPEAAPTYRLVDHWWAMVIDIEKCIGCGNCVRACKTENEVPLDSHYFRTWVERYHVPNGVSEHPEVDSPNGGYDGFPERYLPGDGAKSFFVPKLCNHCAHSPCTQVCPVGATFDSPDGVVLVDKTYCLGCRYCVQACPYGCRFIDPRTNTVDKCTLCYHRITKGLTTACCETCPTGSRQLGDLKNPKDPIHEFLRAHKVQVLKPQMATGSKTWYAGLDGSVR
- the nrfD gene encoding polysulfide reductase NrfD — protein: MEGFMYPNEVELQWSVLIVLYPYITGLVAGAFILASLERVFRVEAVKPTYRLALLTALAFLIVAPLPLQLHLGHPERSFSMYLTPNPSSAMAMFGFVYLWYLMAVLVLEIWLDYRSEIVQTARESAGLKRLLYRAMALWSDDLSEESRRLDDRVGYVLTIIGIPSAFLLHGYVGFIFGSIKANPWWSTPLMPIVFLFSAIVSGIALVLLMYMVTCAVKRISIDMRCVDTIAKYLFYAFIIDFTLEGIDLLHRMYEADESFKSLDFMVKTKLFVSQILLQVVIGGLVPIVLLAVTQVVRLSDQARKGIYALSAALTLVGILAMRWNVVIGGQLFSKSFLGYTTYKMDFATREGLLPAILLMILPFVILAILVKLLPPWHEPEAVSRPG